The genomic window CGAATCACTTACGATCAAGCCATTGACCTCTTGCAAGAGCATGAAAACGATGAAGATGCTGACTACGAACACCTTGAGCATGGTGATGACTTTGGTTCACCACATGAAACTTGGATCTCAAACCACTTTGGTGTGCCAACATTTGTCATGAACTACCCAGCAGCTATCAAGGCCTTCTACATGAAACCAGTTCCTGGAAATCCAGAGCGCGTGCTTTGTGCAGATTTGCTTGCTCCAGAAGGCTATGGAGAAATCATTGGTGGTTCTATGCGTGAGGAAGACTACGATGCCCTTGTAGCTAAGATGGAAGAACTGGGTATGGATCGTACAGAGTATGAATTCTACCTTGACCTTCGTAAATACGGTACAGTACCACACGGTGGATTTGGTATCGGTATCGAGCGTATGGTAACTTTCGCAGCAGGTACAAAACACATCCGTGAAGCTATTCCATTCCCACGTATGTTGCACCGTATCAAACCATAAAATAAATCCAAACGCCCTTAGGGCGTTTTTTCAAAGTAGAAGAAAGAAGAGGTGGAGAACATGTAAAGCACAGCTTAACAAGTGACAAACACAAAGATACAAATACACTTGTTAAAGGAGAAACTATGTTTAAACGAAATTACCGGAAGAATATCGGTCTCATGGCTGGTGTGGAATTTTTTGCCTTTCTGGGCATTACCAGCTTTTGGATTCTATTTCTCAGTCAAAACGGGATGTCGCTTTGGCAGATTGGCTTATTGGAAAGTATTTTTCATGCCACCAGTGTCATCTGTGAAATTCCTTCTGGAATGTTAGCTGACCGCTATTCCTATAAAACCAATCTATATTTAAGTCGAATAGCTGGGATTGCGTCGTCTATTCTCATGTTAGTAGGGCAAGGTAATTTTTGGATTTACGCACTCGCTATGGTGGTGAGTGCCTTGTCTTATAATTTTGATTCGGGGACGAGTGCAGCCATGGTTTATGATTCGGCCGTGGAGGCTGGATTAAAAGAGCGCTACTTATCTATCTCAAGTTTTATGTCAGGAGTAGCAGAAGGAACTCGGTCTTTGGGGACCGTTTTAGCGGGATTTTTTGTCCATGGTCAATTGCACTTGACTTACTATATCATAATTGTTACTTCTATAATCGTTCTTTTCCTAACTTGGATGCTAAAAGAGCCTAGTGTTAAAGCGCAAAAATCTGAGCGTCTGACAATGAAAAAAATAATCTGGACTGTCAAAGAGGAGTTGCGGAGAAACCCCAGTCTTTTTAGTTGGATGATTCTTTCCCAAATCATCGGGACACTGATGTGCATGTTTTATTTTTACTATCAAAATCAACTTCCCGACTTAGAAGGGTGGCAGATTTCGATGGTCATGTTGATGGGCAGTGTTTTGAATATCTGGGCAGTTTATCTAGCAAGTAAGATTGGAAAGAAGTATTCAGCCTTAAAGTTATTTCCCATTCTTGTACTCTTGACGGGAGGAACTTATTTGCTTTCCTACTTTGGTACGCCGCTGATTTATATTTTGGTTTATTTGATCAGTAACGCCTTATATGCTCTCTTTCAGCCGATTTTTGATAATGATTTACAAAAGCGACTCCCAAGTGAGGTACGGGCAACCATGCTAAGTGTCTACTCTATGATGTTCAGCCTAAGCATGATTATCATTTTTCCTCTGACGGGATGGTTGATTGACTATCTAGGATTTGTAGTAGCCTTCCTTTACTTAGGGCTCATTTTAGTACTAGCCAGCTTTTTGCTATTTTTCATTTTGAAAGAGATGGCCGGAGCTTTGAAACTGGAAGAGGATGTTATTTCTAAGTAATAAAGTTATTTTTTCACTTTTATCTTTTTTACTTGCTATCTATCAGTTTTTCTAGTATAATAGTTTATTGTGAGCAAACCTCACTTACCCCTTGCAAAGACTAGGGGTCATTAGACCAAAAGGAGGAACATATCAATGGCTAAATACGAAATTCTTTATATCATTCGTCCAAACATTGAAGAAGAAGCGAAAAACGCTTTGGTAGCACGTTTTGACTCTATCTTGACTGACAACGGTGCAACTGTTGTTGAATCAAAATCATGGGAAAAACGTCGTCTTGCATACGAAATCCAAGATTTCCGTGAAGGACTTTACCACATCGTTAACGTTGAAGCAAACGACGACGCAGCTCTTAAAGAGTTTGACCGTCTTTCAAAAATCAACGCTGACATTCTTCGTCACATGATCGTCAAACTTGACGCGTAAGAAGGTAAATTATGATTAACAATGTTGTACTTGTAGGGCGTATGACACGTGACGCTGAGTTGCGTTATACCCCATCAAATGTAGCAGTTGCGACTTTTACTCTTGCAGTAAACCGTACATTTAAGAGTCAAAATGGCGTACGTGAGGCTGATTTCATCAATGTCGTTATGTGGCGCCAACAGGCTGAAAATCTTGCTAACTGGGCTAAGAAAGGCTCTCTTATCGGGATCACAGGCCGTATCCAGACTCGTAGTTACGATAACCAGCAAGGACAACGTGTCTACGTAACAGAAGTCGTGGCTGAGAATTTCCAAATGTTGGAAAGCCGCGGAGTGCGTGAAGGACATACAGGTGGAGCTTATTCTGCACCAACTGCTGGTCAATCAGCACCTGCAAATCCAGTACCAGACTTTTCACGTTCTGAAAATCCATTTGGAGTAACCAATCCATTGGACATTTCAGATGATGATTTACCATTCTAATGGACAATTAATACTATAAAGGAGAAAAAACATGGCTCAACAACGTCGTGGCGGATTCAAACGCCGTAAAAAAGTTGATTACATCGCAGCAAACAAAATTGAATATGTTGATTACAAAGATACTGAGCTTCTTAGCCGTTTCGTTTCAGAACGTGGGAAAATCCTTCCACGTCGTGTAACAGGAACTTCAGCTAAAAACCAACGTAAAGTAACAACAGCTATCAAACGCGCTCGCGTAATGGCTTTGATGCCTTTCGTAAACGAAGATTAAAGAAAAGACCCTTACGGGTCTTTTTTTCAGGTCCGAGTGGACCTCTTTTTCAGATTTTTATAGGATTTTGTTAGAAAGGATTCCCTGTTGACCTAGTAAGACTCTTTTGTTTTACTAGGTTTTTTCTTTTAATCTTTATTATCGTGCTATAATGGTAGGAGAAAGCTATAAAGGAGCAACTTATGAAGACGACATGTTCAATTAGAAAAATGCAAGAATCTGACATTAAAGATCTATCTCGAGGATTTATCAGCCAAGGTTGGCCGGGTAGAGAAGAAATTTTGGCTAGATATTTTCTTGAACAAGAATGTGGGGAGAGAGAAGTCTTAGTTGCAGAGGTTGAGGGTGCTTTAGCGGGTTATATCACAATTTTGCCCTGCGCTAAGCAGGGGCCTTTTGCAGAAATCTATCCAGAACTCTCAGATTTCAATGTCTTTGAACCTTTTCAAAATCAAGGTATTGGAAATCTCTTGCTGGAAGAAGCAGAAAAACGAGTTAGGCTCATATCGGATAAGGTGACCCTTGGTGTGGGGCTCCATTCAGGGTATGGACCTGCCCAGAGATTGTACATCAAACGAGGCTATATTCCAGATGGGACGGGTGTTTGGTATCAGAACCATCAACCGGCCATGAATGCGGTTTGTGAAGATATCGGAGAATTGGTCTTGTATCTGTCGAAAAATTTGTTTTAAGACAGATTTTATAAGGTTTAAATTTTAAATATAGTAAATAATCACAGTTCCTTTTTCATTCGAAAAAGGGACTTTTTTGTTTGAAATTGTTTGATTTATTCCTCAAAGTGATAAAATATAATTGTTTGAAATATCAAGATAAAAATAAATATCGAAAAAAACATATAAGACTTAGTTTTTTAAAATACGGACTCTTTTGAAAAGTCTTAAAATTTCCTAAAATAAGGCTTTTGAAAGGTTGTAAATAAAATTGTTACAAAAAGGTTACAGATTGTTAAAATTAAATTAAATGCAATAATATAATTTGGAAAAAATTTGACATATAAATTAATTGACGGTAAAATAATTAAGATAATCAAATTAATTGATTTGCGCAATAATTAGATATAAAGATTAATCTGATGTGTCAAATTTTATTATAGTAGAAGGATAGCATAATGAAGAAACTGAAAGTGATGGTTGTTTTTGGAACACGACCAGAAGCTATTAAAATGGCCCCTTTAGTGTTAGAATTGCAAAAACATAGTGACAGCATTGAGACGATCACAGTTGTGACAGCTCAGCACCGTCAAATGCTTGATCAAGTTCTTGAAACTTTTAGCATCGAGCCACATTATGACCTGGATATTATGGGGAAAAATCAATCCCTCTTAGATATTACTGGAAAAATTTTAGAAAAGTTTGATCCAGTTGTTAAGCAAGAACTTCCAGATATGATTCTTGTTCACGGAGACACAACGACAACTTTTGCAGCAAGTTTAGTTGCTTTCTATAATCAGGTACGAATCGGCCACGTTGAAGCTGGTTTAAGGACTTTTGATAAGTATTCTCCTTTCCCAGAAGAAATGAATCGTCAGATGACAGATAACCTTGCGGATCTTTATTTTGCTCCAACTAGTGAGAGTAAAGAAAATCTTCTTAAGGAAAATCATCCTGAGTCTGCTATTGTCATTACGGGAAATACAGCCATTGATGCCTTGAAACTAACCGTTCAATCGGATTACTATCATGAAGTTCTAGATCAATTGGATCCAGATAAGAAACTTGTATTGGTAACCATGCACCGTCGTGAAAATCAAGGTCAACCAATGAGAAATGTCTTTACAGCTTTACGTGAGATGGTCGATCTTCATCAGGAAATTGAAGTTGTTTATCCTGTTCACCTTAGCCCTGCTGTGCAAGAAGCAGCAAAAGATATCTTAGCCGGTCACGATCGTATTCACTTGATTGAGCCTTTAGATGTACTTGATTTTCATAATTTGGCTTCAAGAAGCTATTTTATCATGACCGACTCTGGTGGTGTTCAGGAAGAGGCGCCTTCTCTGGGCAAACCTGTCCTTGTCCTTCGTGACACGACGGAACGTCCAGAAGGAGTAAGAGCAGGTACGTTGAAGCTAGTTGGTACGGATCCAGTACGTGTGAAAGAAGCAATGGCAGCACTCTTAATAGATGAAACTCTTTATAGACAAATGTCTCAGGCACCAAATCCTTATGGAGATGGAAGAGCTTCTGAACGAATCGTACAATCCATTCAACAGTACTTTGGGGCAGCGACTTCTGTATCTGAATTCAAAGGGGGGAAATAAGATAAAATGAAAAATTGGAGTCAATTTAAAAACTGGCTTATGGCTTTGCTTGCTTGTGAGGTCATTCTTTTGGTGCTTTGTTTTTTGTATGCTCGAGCAATCATTTTAGAACAAATCTTGTTTTTAGCTTTAGCCTTGTTTGCAGTGTTGGTATTATCTGACCTTTTGCTTACTTGGACCCTTATCTTAGCATTTGGTTTTGGACTTATCGTTTTGGTTGCGGGTGTGGTTTATATCCCAATCATTCAACTGATCTTCTTATTAATCAGTTTTCCACTTTTGATTGGGATTCTACTTAAGGTTCGTTATTATTTCTTCAAGGTGGCCTCAAAGGTCCAAGAACAGGAAGACGAAGCTCGAGCAGATTACCAAGCTATGGTCACTGAACAAAGTGATGTTACGGTTCAATCTCTATTGATTCATTGGGCACATGAAGATTTGTTCTTCCAGATTAAACCGAAAGAACATAACCAGATGCTCAGTCGTATTCAAGAGGTAATTGCTCAGGAATTGAGTTACAATGATAAGCTTTATTACGTTTCAGATGGTAATTTTCTCGTTCTGTCTAGCAGTAACCAATATTCCTTGAAAGAGCTTTACTTTAATGATTTGCAGGAGAAACTAAGCAGTTTAGTTTTTCATGGAGAAGAAGGCAATCAAGAAATTCAGTTCCAAACAGGCTATTTGGTGATTAACTCTGATAATAAAGATAAATACCAAGACTACGCAGATGTAGCCAGTCATCTCAAACGTCAACTAGAGACAGATGTAATTGTAGAATATTAGGAGGGAAACATGACTCTAACCGAACTATTTTTTGGTATTGCTTTGGGACTCAGTCTCGCCTTTGGCATTTGTTTTATCATACTATTTATTGCATACAATATTCTTTACCATCGAGTGAACAAAAATTTTAAGGCGGTGAATCATGATTAGTCAAATGTTAATGATTTTTACCTTGCTTACAATTTGGATTTCTCTAGCTTGGGGCTTGGTAATTCTCTTTTCGGCAGTACACTTTTGGTTTAAACACAGTGATTTTCGTGTAGACACTTCGCCGCTACCTTATTATCCTAAGGTAACGATTGTTGTTCCTGCTCATAATGAGGATGTGGTTATTGCCCAAACAGCAAAAGCTATCTTGGATATGAACTATCCTCACGACCGTGTGGAGTTGCTTCTATTCGCAGATAACTGTTCAGATAACACCTATGCAGAATGTTTGTCTGTACAAGCCATGCCTGAGTATGCAGGAAGAAATCTGACGATTATCGACCGTACTGGTACGGGAGGAAAGGCGGGCGTTCTAAACGATGCTTTGGAGATGGCAACGGGCGAATACATCTGTGTCTATGATGCGGATGCTATGCCTGAAAAAAATGCTCTTTATTTCCTTGTCAAAGAAGTGATGAAAGATCCAGAACGCCATGTGGCATCTTTCGGTCGCAACAAGACTCGAAATGCCAATCAAAATTTCTTGACTCGTTGTATTAATCAGGAAATCGTTGTTACTCAGCGCGTGCACCACGTTGGGATGTGGCATCTCTTTAAAATTGGGCGTATCCCAGGAACCAACTTTATCATTCAAACCGACTTTGTAAAGAGTATCGGTGGTTGGAAAAATGGTGCCTTAACCGAGGATACCGATATTTCCTTCAAAATCATGCAGAGTGGTAAATTGATTGCCCTTGCCTATAATTCTGAGGCTTTCCAACAAGAACCTGAGACCTTAAAGAGTTACTATATGCAGCGTAAACGTTGGGCAAAAGGAAATTATGAAGTTGTTCTCTCGAACTTTAAGCATTTATTTGGCAGAGCAAACTGGCGCGTTAAACTAGAAGTCTTTAACTATTCTTGTGTTTTCTTTTGGTTTAACTTTGCCATTGTTCTGTCGGATTTGATTTTCCTAGCGAATGTGCTAGCAATCTGCCTTAATTTTTTCTTCCCAGATGTCAGGGTTCCATTTGCTTTTGATGCGGATAATATCTACATCGCCCAGCTCATGCTCTTCAACTGGATACTCATGATTGGTCTCTATTTGATGCAAATTATGACAGCATTGGCAAGTCAATTTGGACAAGCGACGACTAAACAAATCTGGTTGGCCTTGGCTGCCTATTTCTCTTATGCACAGATGTTTATCGTTGTATCCGTTGATTCCATTTCTTCAATCGTGCTGGATAAAGTACTCCGACGAAAAGAAACCAAGTGGGTTAAAACCAAGCGGTTTGCAGGATAGGAGGTTCTATGAAAACGAATAAATTAAAATATGTCTGGTTTGTACTCATCCTTTCTATCTTTTGTTTAGCCTTGTTTTTAGTAAGAGGAAGGACCAAAATCGAGATGCGGAATCGAATTTACAGCCAATGGAGCCAGCAGTTCCTTGTTACAAAAGGCAATCAGTCTTATGTTCGTACGACGAGTGATTCGGAGGAGACAATAGTTCTATCTGAAGCCCAAAGTTATGGCATGCTCATAACGGTTTTAGCAGCCCAAAAAGGGCAAGCGACACAAGCAGATTTTGAGAGTCTTTATCGCTATTATCAAAATCATCGTATCGAGGGAACGCAGTTGATGTCTTGGAAGCAAGTGATCACAAATAGTAGCGAAACGGTTGAGAAGCAAAACGCAACTGATGGAGATCTCTACATCGCTTATTCTTTGATTGAAGCTGCCAAGCAGTGGCCGGATAAGGCGCAGGAATACCAAGCACAAGCTAAAAAAATCTTAGAAGATATTCTTCGATACAATTACAATGAAGAGACAGGAGTGCTAACAGTAGGAAACTGGGCAAATAAGGATTCCGATTATTATTACTTGATGCGGACGTCTGATACTCTTCCTCACTATTTCCAGTCTTTCTATGACCTGACTGGAAACAAACAGTGGCTAGATGTTAAGGATAAGATGCTTGGGCAATTGGAGCAAATCAGTTCTCATTCTGATACGGGTCTCTTGCCAGACTTTATCTGGGCTGAGAAGTCAGGGGCACGTCTTGTTGATGCCAACACTATCGAATCTCAATACGATGGAGCGTATTCTTATAATGCTTGCCGTTTGCCATATCACTTGTCTCAGAGTCAGGATGAAAGAAGCCAAAAACTCGTTCAAAAGATGATGGATTTCTTTATGAAAGAGCAACGTATTTATGCTGGTTATGACTTGAATGGAACTGCCCTCAATCAATACCAGGCAGGTAGTTTCTTGGCCCCGATTACCTATGCGTCTGACAAGGGAGAAGGCTATCTGAAACTTCTTCAGCAAAATAAATACATTTTCACACAAGATTTACCTTTGGACAACTACTATGATGCAACGATGATTACCATGATTGCTCTAGAGATGTTCTAGAATGAAAAGAGAGGGTTAGTTTAACTGGCTCTCTTTTTGATAGGATTTTCATCTTTTTTCAAAAAAGGAATTTCATCAGCTTTATGGTATAATGGAAAGAGTGATGGAAAAGAGGTAGAGAGATGGATGCGAAATTAAAATACAAGGCAAAGAAGATTAAAATCGTCTTTTTTGATATCGATGATACCTTGCGTACGTCAAAGACAGGTTTTATTCCAGCTACAATTCCCACTGTCTTTAAACAGTTGCGTGAAAAAGGAATTTTAACAGGAATTGCCTCTGGTCGTGGCATTTTTGGTGTTGTTCCAGAGATTCGTGAGCTCAAGCCGGACTTTTTTGTAACCCTAAATGGGGCTTATATAGAAGATAAAAAAGGCCAGGTCTTTTATCAGCATCAGATTGAGAAGTTAGATGTTGAGGAGTATGTCTCTTGGACCAAGCGAGAGGGAATTGAATATGGCTTGGTTGGCAGTCATGACGCTAAACTCTCCACTCGAACAGAACTGATCAGTGAGGCTATTGATCCCATTTATCCAAACTTGGATGTGGATCCAGACTTCCATGAAAAAGCAGACATTTATCAGATGTGGACATTTGAAGATAAAGGAGATGCCTTGCGCTTGCCAGAGTCTTTATCGGATAAACTTCGCATGGTGCGTTGGCATGAACATTCATCTGATATCGTGCCTATTTCAGGTTCAAAAGCCACAGGTGTAGCCAAGGTGGTGGACCATTTAGGCTTGAAACCAGAGAATGTCATGGTTTTTGGTGACGGTCTCAACGACTTGGAACTCTTTGATTATGCTGGAATCAGCATTGCTATGGGTGTTTCCCATGAAAAGATCAAAGAAAAAGCAGATTATATTACAAAAACAGTAGAAGAAGATGGCATTTTTGATGCCTTAGAAGGATTTGGTATGGTAGAAAAAGAATTGCATTTCCCACAAGTAGACATTGAAACAGTAGAAGGTCCGTTGGCGACTATTAAGACAAATTACGGAGACTTGCGTATCAAGCTCTTCCCTGAACATGCTCCCAAAACAGTAGCCAACTTTGTTGCTCTGTCAAAAGATGGTTACTATGATGGTGTAATTTTCCACCGAATTATCAAGGATTTTATGATCCAAGGTGGAGATCCAACTGGTACTGGTATGGGGGGAGAATCAATCTACGGCGACTCTTTTGAAGATGAATTCTCAGAAGAACTTTACAACATCCGTGGTGCCCTTTCTATGGCCAATGCGGGTCCAAATACCAATGGTAGCCAGTTCTTTATCGTTCAAAACCAACATTTGCCGTACTCTAAGAAAGAGATTGCGCGTGGTGGCTGGCCTGAACCAATCGCTGAGATTTATGCAGAACAAGGTGGAACTCCTCACCTTGACCGCCGCCATACTGTTTTTGGGCAATTGATAGATGCAGAATCTTTTGCGGTCTTGGATGCCATTGCAGCTGTTGAGACTGGTGCAATGGACAAGCCAGTTGAAGATGTAGTAATTGAAACGATTGAAATTGAGGACTAGAATGAAAATTGGTGATAAGCTAACTGGGCGTATTACAGGAATTCAGCCCTATGGTGCCTTTGTCGAGTTAGAGACAGGGGTGACAGGGCTGATTCACATCTCGGAGATTCGG from Streptococcus oralis includes these protein-coding regions:
- a CDS encoding glycosyl hydrolase family 8; translated protein: MKTNKLKYVWFVLILSIFCLALFLVRGRTKIEMRNRIYSQWSQQFLVTKGNQSYVRTTSDSEETIVLSEAQSYGMLITVLAAQKGQATQADFESLYRYYQNHRIEGTQLMSWKQVITNSSETVEKQNATDGDLYIAYSLIEAAKQWPDKAQEYQAQAKKILEDILRYNYNEETGVLTVGNWANKDSDYYYLMRTSDTLPHYFQSFYDLTGNKQWLDVKDKMLGQLEQISSHSDTGLLPDFIWAEKSGARLVDANTIESQYDGAYSYNACRLPYHLSQSQDERSQKLVQKMMDFFMKEQRIYAGYDLNGTALNQYQAGSFLAPITYASDKGEGYLKLLQQNKYIFTQDLPLDNYYDATMITMIALEMF
- a CDS encoding MFS transporter encodes the protein MFKRNYRKNIGLMAGVEFFAFLGITSFWILFLSQNGMSLWQIGLLESIFHATSVICEIPSGMLADRYSYKTNLYLSRIAGIASSILMLVGQGNFWIYALAMVVSALSYNFDSGTSAAMVYDSAVEAGLKERYLSISSFMSGVAEGTRSLGTVLAGFFVHGQLHLTYYIIIVTSIIVLFLTWMLKEPSVKAQKSERLTMKKIIWTVKEELRRNPSLFSWMILSQIIGTLMCMFYFYYQNQLPDLEGWQISMVMLMGSVLNIWAVYLASKIGKKYSALKLFPILVLLTGGTYLLSYFGTPLIYILVYLISNALYALFQPIFDNDLQKRLPSEVRATMLSVYSMMFSLSMIIIFPLTGWLIDYLGFVVAFLYLGLILVLASFLLFFILKEMAGALKLEEDVISK
- a CDS encoding glycosyltransferase family 2 protein, which codes for MISQMLMIFTLLTIWISLAWGLVILFSAVHFWFKHSDFRVDTSPLPYYPKVTIVVPAHNEDVVIAQTAKAILDMNYPHDRVELLLFADNCSDNTYAECLSVQAMPEYAGRNLTIIDRTGTGGKAGVLNDALEMATGEYICVYDADAMPEKNALYFLVKEVMKDPERHVASFGRNKTRNANQNFLTRCINQEIVVTQRVHHVGMWHLFKIGRIPGTNFIIQTDFVKSIGGWKNGALTEDTDISFKIMQSGKLIALAYNSEAFQQEPETLKSYYMQRKRWAKGNYEVVLSNFKHLFGRANWRVKLEVFNYSCVFFWFNFAIVLSDLIFLANVLAICLNFFFPDVRVPFAFDADNIYIAQLMLFNWILMIGLYLMQIMTALASQFGQATTKQIWLALAAYFSYAQMFIVVSVDSISSIVLDKVLRRKETKWVKTKRFAG
- the rpsF gene encoding 30S ribosomal protein S6; translated protein: MAKYEILYIIRPNIEEEAKNALVARFDSILTDNGATVVESKSWEKRRLAYEIQDFREGLYHIVNVEANDDAALKEFDRLSKINADILRHMIVKLDA
- the wecB gene encoding non-hydrolyzing UDP-N-acetylglucosamine 2-epimerase; its protein translation is MKKLKVMVVFGTRPEAIKMAPLVLELQKHSDSIETITVVTAQHRQMLDQVLETFSIEPHYDLDIMGKNQSLLDITGKILEKFDPVVKQELPDMILVHGDTTTTFAASLVAFYNQVRIGHVEAGLRTFDKYSPFPEEMNRQMTDNLADLYFAPTSESKENLLKENHPESAIVITGNTAIDALKLTVQSDYYHEVLDQLDPDKKLVLVTMHRRENQGQPMRNVFTALREMVDLHQEIEVVYPVHLSPAVQEAAKDILAGHDRIHLIEPLDVLDFHNLASRSYFIMTDSGGVQEEAPSLGKPVLVLRDTTERPEGVRAGTLKLVGTDPVRVKEAMAALLIDETLYRQMSQAPNPYGDGRASERIVQSIQQYFGAATSVSEFKGGK
- a CDS encoding bifunctional Cof-type HAD-IIB family hydrolase/peptidylprolyl isomerase translates to MDAKLKYKAKKIKIVFFDIDDTLRTSKTGFIPATIPTVFKQLREKGILTGIASGRGIFGVVPEIRELKPDFFVTLNGAYIEDKKGQVFYQHQIEKLDVEEYVSWTKREGIEYGLVGSHDAKLSTRTELISEAIDPIYPNLDVDPDFHEKADIYQMWTFEDKGDALRLPESLSDKLRMVRWHEHSSDIVPISGSKATGVAKVVDHLGLKPENVMVFGDGLNDLELFDYAGISIAMGVSHEKIKEKADYITKTVEEDGIFDALEGFGMVEKELHFPQVDIETVEGPLATIKTNYGDLRIKLFPEHAPKTVANFVALSKDGYYDGVIFHRIIKDFMIQGGDPTGTGMGGESIYGDSFEDEFSEELYNIRGALSMANAGPNTNGSQFFIVQNQHLPYSKKEIARGGWPEPIAEIYAEQGGTPHLDRRHTVFGQLIDAESFAVLDAIAAVETGAMDKPVEDVVIETIEIED
- the ssbA gene encoding single-stranded DNA-binding protein SsbA, with product MINNVVLVGRMTRDAELRYTPSNVAVATFTLAVNRTFKSQNGVREADFINVVMWRQQAENLANWAKKGSLIGITGRIQTRSYDNQQGQRVYVTEVVAENFQMLESRGVREGHTGGAYSAPTAGQSAPANPVPDFSRSENPFGVTNPLDISDDDLPF
- a CDS encoding GNAT family N-acetyltransferase, encoding MKTTCSIRKMQESDIKDLSRGFISQGWPGREEILARYFLEQECGEREVLVAEVEGALAGYITILPCAKQGPFAEIYPELSDFNVFEPFQNQGIGNLLLEEAEKRVRLISDKVTLGVGLHSGYGPAQRLYIKRGYIPDGTGVWYQNHQPAMNAVCEDIGELVLYLSKNLF
- the rpsR gene encoding 30S ribosomal protein S18, which translates into the protein MAQQRRGGFKRRKKVDYIAANKIEYVDYKDTELLSRFVSERGKILPRRVTGTSAKNQRKVTTAIKRARVMALMPFVNED